The following proteins are co-located in the Eleginops maclovinus isolate JMC-PN-2008 ecotype Puerto Natales chromosome 1, JC_Emac_rtc_rv5, whole genome shotgun sequence genome:
- the LOC134870400 gene encoding uncharacterized oxidoreductase YccK-like, producing MSPVPKVRLSGGLEICRVLNGMWQVSGAHGAVDNAKAVEAMEAYVDAGLTTFDMADIYGPAEEIFGQFNSQRCNSGNDTPALQSLTKYVPRPGPMDRKVVLKALQRSMARMHVDSLDCVQFHWWDYRDKRYLDALGHLSDLQQEGLIRELSLTNFDTQRLEEITSRGIRISSNQVQYSLIDQRPAGRMEQFCVANNIQLLTYGTLAGGLLSERYLGKTEPNSRAELYTASLSKYKKMIDSWGGWSLFQDLLVALDTVARTHDCSVASVATRYVLDRPAVGGVIVGCRLGVAGAGQHISDSVRSCSPDLKLTEEDCAAIKAVTRRSRDLMALIGDCGDEYRS from the exons ATGTCCCCGGTGCCCAAAGTGAGACTGTCCGGAGGTCTGGAGATCTGCCGGGTGCTGAACGGGATGTGGCAGGTGTCCGGGGCGCACGGAGCCGTGGATAATGCCAAAGCAG TTGAGGCCATGGAGGCCTACGTAGACGCTGGTCTGACCACATTTGACATGGCAGACATTTATGGGCCTGCAGAGGAAATATTTGGACAGTTTAACagccag AGGTGCAACTCTGGAAATGACACGCCAGCTCTGCAGAGTCTGACCAAATATGTGCCTCGACCGGGACCAATGGACCGCAAG GTGGTGCTGAAGGCGCTGCAGCGCTCCATGGCCCGTATGCATGTGGACAGCCTGGACTGCGTTCAGTTCCACTGGTGGGACTATAGAGACAAAAGATACCTGGACGCACTGGGACACCTGTCCGACCTGCAGCAGGAGGGACTTATAC GAGAGCTTAGCCTCACTAACTTTGACACACAAAGGCTGGAGGAGATCACCAGCAGAGGCATTCGCATCTCAAGCAACCAG GTTCAGTACTCTTTGATAGACCAGCGACCTGCAGGCAGGATGGAGCAGTTCTGTGTGGCAAACAACATTCAGCTCCTCACTTATGGCACGCTGG CGGGCGGTCTACTCTCAGAGAGATATCTGGGGAAGACAGAGCCCAACTCCAGGGCGGAGCTCTACACTGCCTCCCTCTCTAAGTACAAGAAGATGATCGACTCTTGGGGGGGCTGGAGCCTTTTCCAGGACCTCCTCGTTGCCTTGGACACCGTTGCCAGGACACACGACTGCTCAGTGGCCAGCGTAGCAACACGCTACGTGCTGGACCGCCCTGCGGTGGGCGGGGTCATTGTGGGCTGCCGGCTGGGCGTCGCTGGGGCGGGGCAACACATCAGTGACAGTGTGCGTAGCTGCAGCCCTGACCTGAAGCTGACGGAGGAAGATTGCGCCGCCATCAAGGCAGTGACACGGCGCTCCAGGGACCTCATGGCGCTCATCGGGGACTGCGGGGATGAGTACAGGAGCTAA